A portion of the Juglans microcarpa x Juglans regia isolate MS1-56 chromosome 1D, Jm3101_v1.0, whole genome shotgun sequence genome contains these proteins:
- the LOC121235719 gene encoding probable feruloyl esterase A isoform X1 gives MGKRRWLISAIFIYLIAFSIGRELRVKEDHSSIYNHTLARILVSYASAVYVADLTELFTWTCARCDGLIKGFEVIELVVDIQHCLQGFVGVAKDLNAIVIAFRGTQEHSIMNWIEDLYWKQLDLNYPGMDDAMVHHGFYYAYHNTTIRPAVLNAVKRVKELYGEIPIMVTGHSMGGAMASFCGIDLKVNHEAQDVQVMTFGQPRIGNAVFASYYNKLVPKTIRVTNDHDIVPHLPPYYYYFPQKTYHHFPREVWLYNIGLGSLVYKIEKVCDGTGEDSSCSRSVTGTSISDHLVYYGVELMSGVPGTCRIVMDPRIAEYGTRDLSGNFVLSRVPTTPTIRLNTEAGIEGRPVLN, from the exons ATGGGAAAGAGGAGGTGGTTGATATCGGCAATATTTATATACCTAATTGCTTTCTCTATTGGGAGAG AACTCAGGGTCAAGGAGGATCATAGCTCCATTTATAATCATACCCTGGCCAGGATATTGGTGTCGTATGCATCTGCA GTGTACGTAGCAGATTTGACAGAGTTATTTACTTGGACATGTGCAAGATGTGATGGTTTGATCAAG GGATTTGAAGTCATAGAGTTAGTTGTTGACATTCAGCACTGCTTACAG GGCTTTGTTGGAGTGGCAAAAGATCTTAATGCTATCGTAATTGCATTTAGAGGAACTCAGGAACACAG CATAATGAATTGGATTGAAGACTTGTATTGGAAACAGCTTGACTTAAACTACCCTGGCATGGATGATGCAATG GTGCACCATGGATTTTATTATGCTTACCACAACACAACTATACGCCCTGCAGTTTTAAATGCTGTTAAAAGGGTAAAGGAGTTGTATGGAGAAATTCCCATTATGGTGACTGGGCACTCAATGGGAGGGGCAATGGCCTCCTTTTGTGGAATTGATCTAAAG GTTAATCATGAGGCCCAGGACGTTCAAGTTATGACATTTGGACAACCTCGTATTGGCAATGCAGTTTTTGCATCTTACTACAACAAACTTGTCCCGAAAACAATACGAGTCACAAATGATCATGATATTGTGCCTCATTTACCTCCATACTATTACTATTTTCCTCAAAAGACATACCACCACTTCCCAAGAGAG GTTTGGCTTTACAACATTGGATTGGGAAGTCTTGTATATAAAATAGAGAAGGTCTGTGATGGTACTGGAGAAGACTCATCGTGTAGCAG GTCAGTGACTGGTACCAGTATCTCAGACCATTTAGTTTATTATGGTGTCGAATTAATGTCCGGAGTACCAGGAACATGTAGAATTGTGATGGATCCTCGCATTGCAGAGTACGGCACAAGGGATCTTAGCGGAAACTTTGTCTTGTCCAGAGTTCCTACCACTCCAACTATAAGATTGAATACAGAGGCAGGTATTGAGGGCAGACCCGTATTGAATTAA
- the LOC121235719 gene encoding lipase-like isoform X2, producing MGKRRWLISAIFIYLIAFSIGRELRVKEDHSSIYNHTLARILVSYASAVYVADLTELFTWTCARCDGLIKGFVGVAKDLNAIVIAFRGTQEHSIMNWIEDLYWKQLDLNYPGMDDAMVHHGFYYAYHNTTIRPAVLNAVKRVKELYGEIPIMVTGHSMGGAMASFCGIDLKVNHEAQDVQVMTFGQPRIGNAVFASYYNKLVPKTIRVTNDHDIVPHLPPYYYYFPQKTYHHFPREVWLYNIGLGSLVYKIEKVCDGTGEDSSCSRSVTGTSISDHLVYYGVELMSGVPGTCRIVMDPRIAEYGTRDLSGNFVLSRVPTTPTIRLNTEAGIEGRPVLN from the exons ATGGGAAAGAGGAGGTGGTTGATATCGGCAATATTTATATACCTAATTGCTTTCTCTATTGGGAGAG AACTCAGGGTCAAGGAGGATCATAGCTCCATTTATAATCATACCCTGGCCAGGATATTGGTGTCGTATGCATCTGCA GTGTACGTAGCAGATTTGACAGAGTTATTTACTTGGACATGTGCAAGATGTGATGGTTTGATCAAG GGCTTTGTTGGAGTGGCAAAAGATCTTAATGCTATCGTAATTGCATTTAGAGGAACTCAGGAACACAG CATAATGAATTGGATTGAAGACTTGTATTGGAAACAGCTTGACTTAAACTACCCTGGCATGGATGATGCAATG GTGCACCATGGATTTTATTATGCTTACCACAACACAACTATACGCCCTGCAGTTTTAAATGCTGTTAAAAGGGTAAAGGAGTTGTATGGAGAAATTCCCATTATGGTGACTGGGCACTCAATGGGAGGGGCAATGGCCTCCTTTTGTGGAATTGATCTAAAG GTTAATCATGAGGCCCAGGACGTTCAAGTTATGACATTTGGACAACCTCGTATTGGCAATGCAGTTTTTGCATCTTACTACAACAAACTTGTCCCGAAAACAATACGAGTCACAAATGATCATGATATTGTGCCTCATTTACCTCCATACTATTACTATTTTCCTCAAAAGACATACCACCACTTCCCAAGAGAG GTTTGGCTTTACAACATTGGATTGGGAAGTCTTGTATATAAAATAGAGAAGGTCTGTGATGGTACTGGAGAAGACTCATCGTGTAGCAG GTCAGTGACTGGTACCAGTATCTCAGACCATTTAGTTTATTATGGTGTCGAATTAATGTCCGGAGTACCAGGAACATGTAGAATTGTGATGGATCCTCGCATTGCAGAGTACGGCACAAGGGATCTTAGCGGAAACTTTGTCTTGTCCAGAGTTCCTACCACTCCAACTATAAGATTGAATACAGAGGCAGGTATTGAGGGCAGACCCGTATTGAATTAA
- the LOC121242230 gene encoding LOW QUALITY PROTEIN: E3 ubiquitin-protein ligase MIEL1-like (The sequence of the model RefSeq protein was modified relative to this genomic sequence to represent the inferred CDS: inserted 1 base in 1 codon) — protein MEVSAKERLDYGKMDYGCKHYRRRCMIRAPCCNEIYQCRHCHNEATSMLSNPFDRHELVRYDVKQVVCSVCDTEQPVAQVCTNCGVNMGEYFCEVCKFYDDDTEKEQFHCDDCGICRVGGCENYFHCKKCGSCYSVSLCDNHLCVENSMRHHCPICYEYLFDSLKDTTVMKCGHTMHCECYKEMIKHNKCCCPICSKSVIDMSRTWKRIDEEIEATAMPEDYQYQKVWILCNDCNDTTEANFHIIGQKCSHCKSYNTRSIXPPVLPQ, from the exons ATGGAAGTCTCAGCCAAGGAACGCCTCGATTACGGGAAGATGGATTACGG ATGCAAGCATTACAGAAGGAGATGCATGATTCGAGCTCCCTGCTGCAACGAGATTTACCAGTGCCGCCATTGTCACAACGAGGCCACG AGCATGTTGAGCAACCCCTTTGATCGGCATGAACTCGTTCGATATGATGTTAAACAA GTTGTTTGTTCAGTTTGTGACACAGAGCAGCCG GTTGCTCAAGTTTGTACCAACTGTGGCGTCAATATGGGGGAATATTTCTGCGAAGTTTGCAAATTCTATGATGACGAT ACTGAGAAAGAACAGTTTCATTGCGATGATTGTGGAATCTGCAG GGTTGGTGGTTGTGAGAACTACTTCCATTGCAAAAAGTGTG GGTCTTGCTATTCGGTTAGCCTGTGTGATAACCATTTGTGTGTGGAAAACTCCATGCGGCACCACTGTCCAATATGCTATGAG tatCTTTTTGATTCACTTAAAGACACAACTGTAATGAAATGTGGGCACACAATGCATTGTGAATGTTACAAAGAGATGATAAAGCACAACAA ATGCTGCTGTCCCATATGCTCAAAGTCAGTGATAGACATGTCTCGGACCTGGAAGAGAATAGATGAGGAG ATAGAAGCAACTGCCATGCCAGAGGATTACCAGTACCAAAAG GTCTGGATACTGTGTAATGACTGCAATGATACTACCGAAGCCAACTTCCACATAATTGGGCAGAAATGCAGCCATTGCAAATCATATAATACCCGGTCAA GCCCTCCAGTTCTTCCTCAATGA
- the LOC121242302 gene encoding CASP-like protein 1E1: MWFCALHSHLRVLSREQKATTGTEMEGLERSDGNYMQKVEVPRQRTSADLLLRLLALALTLVSAITIGLSKQTRVVRAVVVASLPPLYVPVPARWHYISAFVYFLVANVIACSYATLSLVLVLISRKRPGDMNSILHSMILVLDILMVALLFSCNGASMAIGIIGYRGNTHLRWQKICNLFERFCGQVAASIAVSMAGAMMFILMVAFSGLRLREKSRS, encoded by the exons ATGTGGTTTTGTGCTCTTCATTCTCACTTAAGAGTACTTAGCAGAGAACAAAAGGCCACCACAGGTACTGAGATGGAGGGGTTAGAGAGGAGTGATGGGAATTATATGCAGAAAGTGGAGGTGCCAAGGCAAAGAACGTCAGCGGACTTACTTCTCAGGCTTTTGGCTTTAGCACTGACTTTGGTGTCTGCCATAACTATCGGGTTGTCTAAGCAGACTAGGGTTGTCCGAGCTGTGGTGGTGGCAAGCCTGCCACCTCTTTATGTTCCCGTTCCTGCTAGGTGGCATTACATCTCTGCCTTTGT GTACTTCTTGGTTGCAAATGTCATAGCATGTTCATATGCGACCCTATCTCTAGTACTTGTTTTAATCTCAAGGAAGAGACCGGGTGACATGAACAGCATCTTACATTCCATGATTCTCGTCCTCGATATATTAATGGTGGCGTTGCTCTTCTCCTGCAATGGAGCCTCCATGGCCATCGGTATAATTGGCTACCGAGGAAACACTCACCTGCGGTGGCAAAAAATATGTAACTTGTTTGAGAGATTTTGTGGCCAAGTAGCAGCTTCTATAGCGGTTTCTATGGCTGGAGCAATGATGTTTATCTTGATGGTTGCATTTTCTGGTTTGAGACTCCGCGAGAAATCAAGGTCTTGA